The Terriglobales bacterium region CGTATCCGGCTGGGCGCCGTTGAAGGTGAGATTGACGATGCAGGAGTTGCCCGCGGTGCAGGAGCTCCAGGAACCGACGATCTGGTCGGGGGCGACCGCGGTGGCGGCGCTGCCCTGGCCGGCCTTCCACTTCAGGATGTGCAGGATGGAGCCGCCATTGGCGTTGGTGCGCGATTCCACGTACGCCACCATGCTGCCGTCCAGGGAAAGCACGGGCGAGGTCAGGGTGGTGCCGGTGTTGTCGCCGGCGGGATTGGTATTGTAGAAGAAGAGGATCGAAGGGCCATTCTGGTTGCACAGGCCCCCCACGCTGCCCTGGGTGGAGTAGAGCTGGTTGAAGGCGATGATGCTTCCGGTCGCGTCCAAGCCGCCGGCCAGGGAACTGCCGAAGGCGCCGCCCGCCCAGGTGAAATTGCTCAGGCTCTCGCTCAGGGTGATGTTGTTGCCCTTGGCCCCCGCCGTGATGGCGGTGACGGTGACGACATTGGTGGACGAGCTCCCCGTGACGCCCACCCCGGCACCGTTGCGGACAATGGCGGCTGCCAGGTTCGCGGCCGTGGCGGTGGTGTTGGCCCCGATCAGGAAGTTCGTTCCAGTGTTCAGCGAATTACTCGCCGTCAGGATCAACGTACCGGCGATGGTGACCGTTTGGTTGTTGATGGGCTGGCCGGTAAAGGTCCCGGTGCGGGACGCTTGTGTTGCCGCCTGGCCCCCGGTCAGGCTGGAGGTGTAGACCACGTAGTCGTTCGCGCAACTGGGAGCGGCATTGATGTCAAAGCTGAACTTGGCGGGAAACATGCCTACGCCGCTGGTGCCGCTCGCGCCCATCGACATCGCCCAGTCGCGTCGCAACGAGGGCAGGCGCCGCGGGTTGCGGCTGGGACCCGGCAGCATGGCAAAGTGTTGAGGCGTGTCGGCCGCCGGTCGCAGGGCCGCGGCCCGGCGCAGTAAGGCCTGCTGCCGGTAGCGCGGCAGCTGCAACAGCTGCAAGGCCTGGAAATCGCCGGCCGGCGCGGAATAGACCATGTGCCGGTGGCTCCAATCGGTGCTCCCATGCAGGGGCACATGACTCATGGTTGCGCCGCCGACTCCGCCCAGGGGCAGAAGAGTAAGAAAGATGGCTGCGGCTACGGCCACTCCCGCCGAGCGCGCGCGCCGGTTGCGCTGACTGGTGGCCCCGGTCGCGTTCCCGGCCGGCCTGTCGAGCCGACTATTTCGCAGATTCCAAGGTTTCAATTGCGCCCCCCAAGTCTCCGCCACCCTACGACCTGTTTCGGCAGGGAGAGACGAGCCCGCCTTTCCGATCCGTTCGTTCACTTAGATGCTCCATTATTATGGGGAGGACAGGGATTGTTCAAGAGTGAATCGCGTGCGGCTATTACTTAAGTCTGGCGCTCGCGTGCTGCGAGTCATTTGAGCCACTCGGCGCCGAGGACGGCGCCTAAGGGTTACCCAGCCAGACCAGCCGGCCTCCCGCACCTACCGGGTGCTTCAAATCGTCGCGCCACCGGATGTGGGGTGGCCAGCCACTTGATCCGCGTCGAGCCGCGATTGTGGCCGTTTCCGCGTCACTGCAGAGCCTGCATCGGTGCTCTTACTTATTTGCGGCGTGGGCTCTTCTTTCGCCTCTGGGAGCGCTTGGGTCCGCCGCTGCGTGATGCTTCCTGGACCGTGACAGCCGAGCAGGCAGGCGGCGCTCAGCGCTTCTTGGCGGGGACGTTCTGCCAGACGTCCTTGAAGTCGAAGAGGCCTTCCTTGCCCTTAAGCCACTCGGCGCCGAGGACGGCGCCCTCGGCGAAGCCGCGGCGGTCCTTGGCGTCGTGGATGAGCATCATGGTGTCGGAGAGGCCGTCGAGCAGGATGACGTGGGTCCCGACCACGTCGCCTTCGCGCAGGGAGGTGATCTCGACCTCGTCGCCACCGACCGCCTGGAGGATCTTCTTGATCTTGATGGCGGTGCCGGAGGGGGCGTCTTTTTTCTGGGCGTGATGGCGCTCGACGATGCGGGCGGAGTAGCCGTGCTGGAGGCCGGCGGCGGCGGCGCGGGCGACGTCGTAGAAGACATTCACGCCCACCGAGAAGTTGGAAGCGAAGAGAAACGCGGTGTAGCTTTGCTCGACCAGCTGGCGGACGCGCGGCATCTCGGCGTGCCAGCCGGTGGTGCCGACCACCATGTCGGCGCCGGCGCGGCAGCAGGCCTCGATGTTGGCCAGCACCGCGTCGGGGTTGGTAAAGTCGATGACCATGTCCACGCCCTTGAGGGCGTCCTTGGTGAGGGCGGAGGCG contains the following coding sequences:
- the dapB gene encoding 4-hydroxy-tetrahydrodipicolinate reductase, which gives rise to MKIWVLGKGKTGGMVAAIARERGHDVRVLDSKDNPRASALTKDALKGVDMVIDFTNPDAVLANIEACCRAGADMVVGTTGWHAEMPRVRQLVEQSYTAFLFASNFSVGVNVFYDVARAAAAGLQHGYSARIVERHHAQKKDAPSGTAIKIKKILQAVGGDEVEITSLREGDVVGTHVILLDGLSDTMMLIHDAKDRRGFAEGAVLGAEWLKGKEGLFDFKDVWQNVPAKKR